The following proteins are co-located in the Chaetodon auriga isolate fChaAug3 chromosome 23, fChaAug3.hap1, whole genome shotgun sequence genome:
- the LOC143315947 gene encoding adenylate cyclase type 8 isoform X1 translates to MDELIKVADEVVLTALITMDEDRGGLENGDCEIARQTSDITFSTSISPSPGLRKKQLMWQNAVRNIIDQHNLYSLRLAGGLERGRHRIIVTDAYIADINRQIRNKASRGALWQKRRSSAARIHPTTPRITAAAHTKHDSLSDADFFVSWGSTVRGVFIPALQHTFKSLDLEQLYQQFSSGQRRTSLVVTNVIDILTRLLILLLTWPPGWWGVACDWLAGLSVVLWTGICVLAVTRREVMSSPQWLRYLSVVSWFSQVLQVLVGVFSWAESDHSWYVFFSLFSTYTLLPLPLLWSIIAGATTSTLHLLLDACCHYGNHTFIRTVLSKALLYLAMNTAGLFIHYLSDRTQRQAFLETRRCIEGRVRLERENHRQERLVMSILPRFLVLEMIADMAPIDEYLLPQQFHKIYIHHYKDVSILFADIIGFTSLSLILSAQELVKTLNELFGRFDRLAEEHQCLRIKILGDCYYCVSGVPEPQRGHARCCVEMGLSMINTIRYVRRELQQEVDMRIGVHSGSVLCGVLGLQKWQFDIWSWDVDIANSLEAAGVPGRVHISRATLDCLGGIYETEAGHGQERNEFLRKHNIDTYLIRPALREEAEPPRARRPSYDEMTTWSAELPFGDILGMNFILATFTNGSLTQLPNQIAAQRSGSREVNKRICQAMEIRSSERMRKEHITTFTQVFKDSHMEGKYSQMRDELFKSNMVCSFILLLLLMAVQALIPAPRFCPMVAQFVVGGTVYFLLLLLTLGEEFKRCPAPLQSLCCWVHETKRARTLLTLTAITVNFGVASSDILWCDSSETHINRSDSQLAPPTSTWPDITICTHPEYMVLSGVVAMVTCAVFLRLSCVLKLAVLLLATALYTYLIETHRSHHLCEKGVCVVLMVMFGVAVLYNSRQLEATARLDFLWRLQARKEVEDMKELREHNECLLLNILPAHVAQHFLQRDRSDEELYSQSYERVGVLFASLPGFSDFYEQKEVHQPVECLRLLNHIITDFDELLDECYFQEVEKIKTIGSSYMAASGLSPDRQDCEDGWHHLSELVLFALAMQETLKHINTDTGNSLQLRVGIAHGPVIAGVIGATKPQYDIWGTTVNMASRMESTGVSGRIQVPESTSCILVERGFLRQLRGNIYVKGISERHGKLRTFFVSSREERSSFIERGGGRGFNLNRNTLGAVVYSLVQARKREKLMEENGGFHLVEAS, encoded by the exons ATGGATGAGCTAATCAAG GTCGCAGATGAGGTGGTCCTCACCGCTCTTATAACCATGGACGAGGACCGTGGCGGGCTGGAGAATGGCGACTGCGAGATTGCGCGGCAGACCAGTGACATCACGTTCAGCACAAGCATTAGCCCCTCCCCCGGCCTCAGGAAGAAACAGCTCATGTGGCAAAACGCCGTCAGGAACATAATTGACCAGCACAACCTGTACTCGCTGAGGCTCGCTGGAGgcctggagagagggaggcaccGCATCATTGTCACCGACGCCTACATCGCTGATATCAACAG GCAGATCCGTAACAAGGCGTCTCGGGGAGCGTTGTGGCAGAAGCGGCGCTCGTCGGCTGCTCGCATCCACCCAACGACACCAAGGATCACCGCGGCGGCGCACACAAAACACGACTCTCTAAGCGACGCCGACTTCTTCGTGTCGTGGGGGTCGACAGTGAGAGGCGTCTTCATTCCCGCCCTGCAACACACATTCAa GTCTCTGGACCTGGAGCAGCTCTACCAGCAGTTCTCGTCCGGTCAGAGGAGAACGTCGCTGGTCGTCACCAACGTGATCGACATCCTGACCAGGCTCCTCATTTTACTGCTGACGTGGCCGCCGGGCTGGTGGGGCGtggcctgtgattggctggccGGCCTGTCGGTCGTCCTGTGGACGGGGATCTGCGTGCTGGCGGTGACCAGGAGGGAGGTGATGTCATCACCGCAGTGGCTGAG gtacCTGTCTGTGGTCAGCTGGTTCTCTCAGGTGCTGCAGGTGTTGGTAGGTGTGTTCAGTTGGGCGGAGAGCGATCACTCCTGGTacgtcttcttctctctcttctccacctACACCCTGctgcccctccccctcctctggtCCATCATCGCTGGGGCAACTACCTCCACCCTGCACCTGCTGTTGGACGCCTGCTGTCACTACGGCAACCACACCTTCATCAGAACG GTGTTGTCAAAGGCCCTGTTGTACCTGGCCATGAACACTGCCGGCCTGTTCATTCACTACCTGTCGGACCGCACTCAGAGACAGGCCTTCCTGGAGACCAGACGCTGTATTGAGGGACGAGtcaggctggagagagagaaccacagacag GAGCGTCTGGTGATGTCCATCCTGCCTCGCTTTCTGGTCCTGGAGATGATCGCCGACATGGCCCCCATAGACGAAtatctgctgcctcagcagTTCCACAAGATCTACATCCACCACTACAAAGACGTCAG CATCCTGTTCGCTGACATCATCGGCTTCACGTCTCTGTCGTTGATCCTTTCGGCTCAAGAACTCGTGAAAACGCTCAACGAGCTCTTCGGTCGCTTCGATAGGCTGGCTGAG gagcatCAGTGTTTGCGTATTAAGATCCTGGGTGATTGTTATTATTGTGTCTCTGGAGTGCCGGAGCCTCAGCGAGGGCACGCCCGCTGCTGCGTGGAGATGGGCCTCAGCATGATCAACACCATACG GTATGTCCGCcgggagctgcagcaggaggtggacaTGAGGATCGGTGTCCATTCTGGTTCGGTTCTTTGTGGTGTTCTGGGTCTTCAGAAGTGGCAGTTTGACATCTGGAGCTGGGACGTCGACATCGCCAACAGCCTGGAGGCCGCTGGAGTGCCGGG GCGGGTTCATATCTCGCGGGCCACTCTGGACTGTCTGGGCGGGATCTATGAGACGGAGGCGGGACACGGCCAGGAGCGCAACGAGTTTCTACGGAAGCACAACATTGACACATACCTGATCCGCCCAGCGCTACGAGAGGAGGCGGAGCCGCCGAGAGCGAGGCGTCCCAGCTACGACGAGATGACGACCTGGAGCGCCGAGCTGCCGTTTGGAGACATCCTGGGAATGAACTTC ATCCTCGCCACCTTCACCAACGGCTCCTTAACCCAGCTGCCCAATCAGATCGCGGCACAGCGGTCGGGATCACGAGAGGTCAACAAGAGGATCTGTCAGGCCATGGAGATCCGGAGCAGCGAGCGAATGAGGAAGGAGCACATCACAACGTTCACCCAGGTGTTCAAGGACTCCCACATGGAGGGAAAG taCTCCCAAATGAGAGACGAGCTCTTCAAGTCCAACATGGTTTGTTctttcatcctgctgctgctgctgatggccGTCCAGGCTCTTATCCCTGCCCCACG GTTTTGTCCGATGGTGGCTCAGTTTGTGGTTGGCGGCACTGTTTacttcctgctcctgctgctgactCTGGGGGAGGAGTTTAAGCGTTGCCCCGCCCCTCTGCAATCTCTCTGTTGCTGGGTTCACGAAACCAAGCGTGCCCGGACGCTGCTCACGCTTACTGCCATCACCGTCAACTTCGGAGTGGCGTCCTCAGACATC ctctggtGTGATTCGTCAGAAACTCACATCAACAGAAGTGACTCCCAGCTGGCTCCGCCCACCTCCACCTGGCCTGACATCACCATCTGCACACATCCAGAG TACATGGTGCTGAGCGGCGTGGTGGCCATGGTCACCTGTGCCGTGTTCCTGAGGTTAAGCTGTGTGCTGAAGCTGGCCGTCCTCCTGCTGGCCACCGCCCTCTACACCTACCTCATAGAGACGCACAG GTCTCATCACTTGTGCGAGAAAGGAGTTTGTGTCGTGCTCATGGTGATGTTCGGGGTCGCCGTCCTCTACAACAGCAGACAG CTGGAGGCGACGGCACGGCTGGACTTCCTGTGGCGTCTGCAGGcgaggaaggaggtggaggacatgaAGGAGCTGCGGGAGCACAACGAGTGTCTGCTGCTCAACATCCTGCCGGCCCACGTGGCCCAGCACTTCCTGCAGAGAGACCGCAGCGACGAG GAGTTGTACTCTCAGTCGTACGAGCGAGTCGGCGTCCTCTTCGCCTCTCTGCCGGGTTTCTCTGACTTCTACGAGCAAAAGGAGGTTCATCAGCCCGTCGAGTGTCTCCGCCTCCTCAACCACATCATCACAGACTTCgatgag CTGTTAGATGAGTGTTATTTCCAGGAGGTGGAGAAGATTAAAACCATCGGCAGCTCGTACATGGCAGCTTCTGGTCTCTctcctgacagacag GACTGTGAGGACGGCTGGCATCACCTCAGCGAGCTGGTTCTCTTCGCTCTGGCCATGcaggaaacactcaaacacatcaacacagacacaggaaacagcttACAGCTGCGAGTCG GTATCGCTCACGGCCCGGTGATCGCAGGTGTGATCGGTGCCACCAAACCTCAGTATGACATCTGGGGGACGACGGTGAACATGGCGAGCCGGATGGAGAGCACCGGGGTCAGTGGGAGGATTCAG GTCCCAGAATCCACCAGCTGTATCCTGGTGGAGCGAGGCTTCCTACGGCAGCTCAGAGGCAACATTTACGTCAAAGGCATCAGTGAGCGTCATGGAAAG CTTCGGACGTTTTTCGTGAGCAGTCGTGAGGAACGGTCCAGTTTCATCGAGCGTGGCGGGGGGCGGGGCTTCAATCTGAACAGGAACACACTGGGAGCTGTGGTCTACAGTCTGGTTCAGGccaggaagagggagaaactgATGGAGGAGAACGGAGGTTTCCACCTGGTGGAGGCATCGTAG
- the LOC143315947 gene encoding adenylate cyclase type 8 isoform X2 — protein MDEDRGGLENGDCEIARQTSDITFSTSISPSPGLRKKQLMWQNAVRNIIDQHNLYSLRLAGGLERGRHRIIVTDAYIADINRQIRNKASRGALWQKRRSSAARIHPTTPRITAAAHTKHDSLSDADFFVSWGSTVRGVFIPALQHTFKSLDLEQLYQQFSSGQRRTSLVVTNVIDILTRLLILLLTWPPGWWGVACDWLAGLSVVLWTGICVLAVTRREVMSSPQWLRYLSVVSWFSQVLQVLVGVFSWAESDHSWYVFFSLFSTYTLLPLPLLWSIIAGATTSTLHLLLDACCHYGNHTFIRTVLSKALLYLAMNTAGLFIHYLSDRTQRQAFLETRRCIEGRVRLERENHRQERLVMSILPRFLVLEMIADMAPIDEYLLPQQFHKIYIHHYKDVSILFADIIGFTSLSLILSAQELVKTLNELFGRFDRLAEEHQCLRIKILGDCYYCVSGVPEPQRGHARCCVEMGLSMINTIRYVRRELQQEVDMRIGVHSGSVLCGVLGLQKWQFDIWSWDVDIANSLEAAGVPGRVHISRATLDCLGGIYETEAGHGQERNEFLRKHNIDTYLIRPALREEAEPPRARRPSYDEMTTWSAELPFGDILGMNFILATFTNGSLTQLPNQIAAQRSGSREVNKRICQAMEIRSSERMRKEHITTFTQVFKDSHMEGKYSQMRDELFKSNMVCSFILLLLLMAVQALIPAPRFCPMVAQFVVGGTVYFLLLLLTLGEEFKRCPAPLQSLCCWVHETKRARTLLTLTAITVNFGVASSDILWCDSSETHINRSDSQLAPPTSTWPDITICTHPEYMVLSGVVAMVTCAVFLRLSCVLKLAVLLLATALYTYLIETHRSHHLCEKGVCVVLMVMFGVAVLYNSRQLEATARLDFLWRLQARKEVEDMKELREHNECLLLNILPAHVAQHFLQRDRSDEELYSQSYERVGVLFASLPGFSDFYEQKEVHQPVECLRLLNHIITDFDELLDECYFQEVEKIKTIGSSYMAASGLSPDRQDCEDGWHHLSELVLFALAMQETLKHINTDTGNSLQLRVGIAHGPVIAGVIGATKPQYDIWGTTVNMASRMESTGVSGRIQVPESTSCILVERGFLRQLRGNIYVKGISERHGKLRTFFVSSREERSSFIERGGGRGFNLNRNTLGAVVYSLVQARKREKLMEENGGFHLVEAS, from the exons ATGGACGAGGACCGTGGCGGGCTGGAGAATGGCGACTGCGAGATTGCGCGGCAGACCAGTGACATCACGTTCAGCACAAGCATTAGCCCCTCCCCCGGCCTCAGGAAGAAACAGCTCATGTGGCAAAACGCCGTCAGGAACATAATTGACCAGCACAACCTGTACTCGCTGAGGCTCGCTGGAGgcctggagagagggaggcaccGCATCATTGTCACCGACGCCTACATCGCTGATATCAACAG GCAGATCCGTAACAAGGCGTCTCGGGGAGCGTTGTGGCAGAAGCGGCGCTCGTCGGCTGCTCGCATCCACCCAACGACACCAAGGATCACCGCGGCGGCGCACACAAAACACGACTCTCTAAGCGACGCCGACTTCTTCGTGTCGTGGGGGTCGACAGTGAGAGGCGTCTTCATTCCCGCCCTGCAACACACATTCAa GTCTCTGGACCTGGAGCAGCTCTACCAGCAGTTCTCGTCCGGTCAGAGGAGAACGTCGCTGGTCGTCACCAACGTGATCGACATCCTGACCAGGCTCCTCATTTTACTGCTGACGTGGCCGCCGGGCTGGTGGGGCGtggcctgtgattggctggccGGCCTGTCGGTCGTCCTGTGGACGGGGATCTGCGTGCTGGCGGTGACCAGGAGGGAGGTGATGTCATCACCGCAGTGGCTGAG gtacCTGTCTGTGGTCAGCTGGTTCTCTCAGGTGCTGCAGGTGTTGGTAGGTGTGTTCAGTTGGGCGGAGAGCGATCACTCCTGGTacgtcttcttctctctcttctccacctACACCCTGctgcccctccccctcctctggtCCATCATCGCTGGGGCAACTACCTCCACCCTGCACCTGCTGTTGGACGCCTGCTGTCACTACGGCAACCACACCTTCATCAGAACG GTGTTGTCAAAGGCCCTGTTGTACCTGGCCATGAACACTGCCGGCCTGTTCATTCACTACCTGTCGGACCGCACTCAGAGACAGGCCTTCCTGGAGACCAGACGCTGTATTGAGGGACGAGtcaggctggagagagagaaccacagacag GAGCGTCTGGTGATGTCCATCCTGCCTCGCTTTCTGGTCCTGGAGATGATCGCCGACATGGCCCCCATAGACGAAtatctgctgcctcagcagTTCCACAAGATCTACATCCACCACTACAAAGACGTCAG CATCCTGTTCGCTGACATCATCGGCTTCACGTCTCTGTCGTTGATCCTTTCGGCTCAAGAACTCGTGAAAACGCTCAACGAGCTCTTCGGTCGCTTCGATAGGCTGGCTGAG gagcatCAGTGTTTGCGTATTAAGATCCTGGGTGATTGTTATTATTGTGTCTCTGGAGTGCCGGAGCCTCAGCGAGGGCACGCCCGCTGCTGCGTGGAGATGGGCCTCAGCATGATCAACACCATACG GTATGTCCGCcgggagctgcagcaggaggtggacaTGAGGATCGGTGTCCATTCTGGTTCGGTTCTTTGTGGTGTTCTGGGTCTTCAGAAGTGGCAGTTTGACATCTGGAGCTGGGACGTCGACATCGCCAACAGCCTGGAGGCCGCTGGAGTGCCGGG GCGGGTTCATATCTCGCGGGCCACTCTGGACTGTCTGGGCGGGATCTATGAGACGGAGGCGGGACACGGCCAGGAGCGCAACGAGTTTCTACGGAAGCACAACATTGACACATACCTGATCCGCCCAGCGCTACGAGAGGAGGCGGAGCCGCCGAGAGCGAGGCGTCCCAGCTACGACGAGATGACGACCTGGAGCGCCGAGCTGCCGTTTGGAGACATCCTGGGAATGAACTTC ATCCTCGCCACCTTCACCAACGGCTCCTTAACCCAGCTGCCCAATCAGATCGCGGCACAGCGGTCGGGATCACGAGAGGTCAACAAGAGGATCTGTCAGGCCATGGAGATCCGGAGCAGCGAGCGAATGAGGAAGGAGCACATCACAACGTTCACCCAGGTGTTCAAGGACTCCCACATGGAGGGAAAG taCTCCCAAATGAGAGACGAGCTCTTCAAGTCCAACATGGTTTGTTctttcatcctgctgctgctgctgatggccGTCCAGGCTCTTATCCCTGCCCCACG GTTTTGTCCGATGGTGGCTCAGTTTGTGGTTGGCGGCACTGTTTacttcctgctcctgctgctgactCTGGGGGAGGAGTTTAAGCGTTGCCCCGCCCCTCTGCAATCTCTCTGTTGCTGGGTTCACGAAACCAAGCGTGCCCGGACGCTGCTCACGCTTACTGCCATCACCGTCAACTTCGGAGTGGCGTCCTCAGACATC ctctggtGTGATTCGTCAGAAACTCACATCAACAGAAGTGACTCCCAGCTGGCTCCGCCCACCTCCACCTGGCCTGACATCACCATCTGCACACATCCAGAG TACATGGTGCTGAGCGGCGTGGTGGCCATGGTCACCTGTGCCGTGTTCCTGAGGTTAAGCTGTGTGCTGAAGCTGGCCGTCCTCCTGCTGGCCACCGCCCTCTACACCTACCTCATAGAGACGCACAG GTCTCATCACTTGTGCGAGAAAGGAGTTTGTGTCGTGCTCATGGTGATGTTCGGGGTCGCCGTCCTCTACAACAGCAGACAG CTGGAGGCGACGGCACGGCTGGACTTCCTGTGGCGTCTGCAGGcgaggaaggaggtggaggacatgaAGGAGCTGCGGGAGCACAACGAGTGTCTGCTGCTCAACATCCTGCCGGCCCACGTGGCCCAGCACTTCCTGCAGAGAGACCGCAGCGACGAG GAGTTGTACTCTCAGTCGTACGAGCGAGTCGGCGTCCTCTTCGCCTCTCTGCCGGGTTTCTCTGACTTCTACGAGCAAAAGGAGGTTCATCAGCCCGTCGAGTGTCTCCGCCTCCTCAACCACATCATCACAGACTTCgatgag CTGTTAGATGAGTGTTATTTCCAGGAGGTGGAGAAGATTAAAACCATCGGCAGCTCGTACATGGCAGCTTCTGGTCTCTctcctgacagacag GACTGTGAGGACGGCTGGCATCACCTCAGCGAGCTGGTTCTCTTCGCTCTGGCCATGcaggaaacactcaaacacatcaacacagacacaggaaacagcttACAGCTGCGAGTCG GTATCGCTCACGGCCCGGTGATCGCAGGTGTGATCGGTGCCACCAAACCTCAGTATGACATCTGGGGGACGACGGTGAACATGGCGAGCCGGATGGAGAGCACCGGGGTCAGTGGGAGGATTCAG GTCCCAGAATCCACCAGCTGTATCCTGGTGGAGCGAGGCTTCCTACGGCAGCTCAGAGGCAACATTTACGTCAAAGGCATCAGTGAGCGTCATGGAAAG CTTCGGACGTTTTTCGTGAGCAGTCGTGAGGAACGGTCCAGTTTCATCGAGCGTGGCGGGGGGCGGGGCTTCAATCTGAACAGGAACACACTGGGAGCTGTGGTCTACAGTCTGGTTCAGGccaggaagagggagaaactgATGGAGGAGAACGGAGGTTTCCACCTGGTGGAGGCATCGTAG
- the dnajc27 gene encoding dnaJ homolog subfamily C member 27 codes for METNAPKRRDNKKSLRVKVISLGNAEVGKSCIIKRYCEKRFVPKYLATIGIDYGVTKVQVRDREIKVNIFDMAGHPFFYEVRNEFYKDSQGVLLVYDVGLRESFDALDSWLGEMKQEMGSQANMDSIVFIVCANKVDLTKRRVVDEGEGRLWAESRGFHYFETSAQSGEGINEMFQAFFSSITDMCENGGKRPVSEVSVGFTKEQADTIRRIRNSKDSWDMLGVKPGATREEVNKAYRKLAVLLHPDKCVAPGSEDAFKAVVNARTSLLKNIK; via the exons ATGGAGACAAACGCACCGAAGCGAAGAGACAACAAGAAATCACTGCGTGTGAAGGTGATCAGCCTCGGAAATGCCGAGGTCGGAAAG aGCTGCATTATCAAACGTTACTGTGAGAAGAGGTTTGTTCCCAAATATTTGGCCACTATTGGCATCGACTATGGCGTCACCAA agttcAGGTTCGCGATAGAGAAATCAAAGTGAACATCTTTGACATGGCTGGTCATCCTTTCTTCTATGAG GTGCGTAATGAGTTCTATAAGGACAGTCAGGGGGTGCTGCTGGTCTATGACGTCGGCCTCAGGGAGAGTTTCGACGCTCTCGACAGCTGGCTCGGGgagatgaaacaggaaatgggcTCTCAGGCCAACATGGACAGCATCGTGTTCATCGTATGCGCCAACAAG GTGGACCTGACGAAGCGGCGGGTGGTGGACGAGGGGGAGGGGCGTCTGTGGGCGGAGTCCAGAGGGTTCCATTACTTTGAGACGTCAGCACAGAGCGGCGAGGGCATCAATGAGATGTTTCAg GCGTTCTTCTCGTCCATCACCGACATGTGTGAGAACGGTGGGAAACGTCCGGTGTCTGAGGTCAGCGTGGGCTTCACCAAAGAGCAGGCCGACACCATCCGACGCATCCGGAACAGCAAGGACTCCTGGGACATGCTGGGCGTCAAACCAGGCGCCACGCG GGAGGAGGTGAATAAGGCGTACAGGAAGTTGGCCGTCCTGCTTCACCCGGACAAATGCGTGGCCCCCGGCAGCGAGGACGCCTTCAAGGCCGTGGTGAACGCCCGCACCTCgctgctgaaaaacattaaataa